A region of the Pseudarthrobacter sp. MM222 genome:
CGCCGATGTCGGCCTGGGCGGTGAAGTGCACCGCCGCCGCCGGGGTCGACGAAGCGGACAGCGTCGGTTCCGAGGATCCCGGAGCGGCTGAGGATCCCGGCGGCGGCGATGGCGCGGGGCTGTCCAGTGCACACCCAGCCAGCATCAAAGCCAAACTGGCCAGAGCCGCGCTGAGGATGGTGCCCGTTCCGCGCAGTGCTGAGTTCTTCACAATGCCTCCTGCCGGATGCGAAATCCATGACAAACGCCACGGTACTAGCGTCGCCCGGCGGTGCTGAGAAATCACTGAACGGTGCCGGCGTCGACCCTGACCGGAGGTCACACCGTTTCTGGTGGCAGATCCCCACGGATATTTGATTCGGTTTCAGGCCTCCCTGGGTTGAGCGCGAAAACATCCACCGACCTGTGCACTATCAGCCGCAGCCGTCAGGCGGAGCAGCCGTCGGGGCCGCAGGCCTCTCCGGCGCCGTCGCCGGTGGCATTGACCAGCACCAGCGGGTTGCTGTCCTGCCAGGCCTGTTCGAGGGCCGCGGTGAAGGTCTCTGCCGGCTGGGCGCCGGACAGCCCGAACTTCCGGTCGATCACGAAGAACGGTACGCCGTTGATACCGAGGGCCCGGCCCTCCTCGAAGTCCTGCCGGACGTCGGCGGCGTACTTGTCGGTGCTGAACAGCTCCGCTACTTCGCCGGCGTCGATCCCGAGGTCCAGTCCCAGGGACGTGAGGTAATCCTGGTTGCCGATGTCCTTGCCGTGCTCGAAGTGGTCGCTGAGCAGCCGTTCTTTCGCGGCGTCCTGCTTGCCGTGGGCAGCGGCGAGGTGGATCAGGCGGTGCGCGGTGAAGCTGTTGGCAACCACGACGTCGTCGAAACGGTAGTTGAGGCCCTCGGCTTTGGCCTGGGCGGCCACGTGCTCGAACATTCCGGAGACCTGGTCCGGTGCCATCCCCTTGCGCGTGCTCAGGTAGTCCAGTTCGGTGCCCTCGTAGTGGTCCGGGAGGGTGGGATCCAGCTGGTAGCTGCGCCACATCACCTCGACGGACTCGCGGTGCGGGAAGGCCGCGAGGGCGGTTTCAAAGCGGCGCTTGCCGATGTAGCACCAGGGGCAGGCCACGTCGGACCAGATCTCAATCTTCATGCTGCCCACAACCCCGGAAGGAGCGGCGGCATTCCCGGAGGGGTTGTCGGCTTGGTCACGGCGGTCAGGCGGCCGGAAGCCGGAGCCCGTCAGGGCCGGATCGCCCGCTCCATCACGAAGTCGTGTTCCACCGTGCTGCCGAGTTTGAAGGACTTGGTGCCGACCCTGTGGAACCCTGATTTCGAATAGAAGCGGATGGCGCGGGCGTTCTGGCTGTTCACGCCCAGCCAAAGCCCGCGGGCGCCCGCCGCGGCGGCCGCGGCGATGCTGGCGTGCATCAGTTCGGCCGCGGCGCCGAGGCCATGGTGATCCGGGTGGACATAGCATTTGCTCAGTTCGGTGCAGGGGAGTTCGGACAGGACCGCGGCCACCTCGGGGTCCTGCGCCGGACGGGCCACGAGCAGGCTGTAGCCGCGGAGTTCACCGGCCTCGTCGATCACCAGCACGGTCACCGCGGGGTCGGCGAGGTAGGCGCGGAAGTTGTCCGGGCCCAGGGTGCTTGCCACGTGCGCCGCGATGTCCTCGGGCGCGGACCCGGGAGGGCAAGCGAGAGGGAAGGTGACGGCGGCCAGCTTGGCCAGCCGGCCGGCGTCGTCCGTGGTTGCCGTCCTGATTACATGCGTCATGGTTGAATCTCCCGGCCGGTGCTGATTTTGCCATGATAGTCCAGCGTCCCAGGCGGCGATCGCTGTCCCGAAACTCTAGTGGGCGGCGGCCTGCCAACCCGGCAGCGCACTCAGAGGCTGCGGAGGAAAGCGAGCCCCCTTTCAGCCAGTTGGTCCTGGCTCGGGGCGAGGGGCCGCCAGATCGACGCCGCCACGGCGATGGCAGCATTCTCGGCCGTGAAACTTTCAATGTTCAGCGGTCCCCGGTAGCCCACGTCGGTCAGGACCTGCAGGAAGCCTTTCCAGTCCGTCTGGTCCCCGCCGGGGGCGCCGCGGTCGTTCCCGCAGACCTGCACGTGCACCAGATGTTCTCCGGCGGCCCGGACCGCCGCGGCCACGGAACGCTCCTCGATGTGGAGGTGGTAACTGTCCAGCGCGAGGCCGACGCCGTTCCCGAGCAGCGGACCCAGCGCCTCAAGCGCTTGCTCCACCGTGTTCATTAGCGACGTTTCATACCTGTTCAGTGGCTCGATGCCCAACACCACACCCGCCTCCTGGGCCCGGGCGGCGAGCGGCTGAAGGTTGCGGCGCAACTCCGCGTAGGTGTCGCTCCGCTGCTCCCGCGACATCCGCCAGACCCGGCCGGTTTGAGCGTAGAAGGGTCCGCAGACCGTGGGCGAACCGATGCTGCCGGCCAGGGCGATGCAGGCTGCCAGGTAGGCCTGGGTCCTTTCCACGGAAGCCGGATCCGCAGCGACCAGGTCCCGCCCCGGTGCCATGGCCCCGACAAGAAAGGGCTTGAGCCCGTTTCCCTCCAGGGATTCCAGCACCTTTCCCGCGGTGAAGTCGCCGTCGTTTTCCAGCGGGAGTTCGACGGCGTCAAACCCCAGGCTGGCGATTTTCGCCAACAACCCCGGGAGGTTGAAGTCGGTCAAGGGTGACTCCCAGACCCAGGTGCTGATCCCGATCAGTCGTTCCACGCTGCCACCTTTGCCGCCGCGTCAGGGGATCTGCCGTTGCTGCCACACCTGCGGGTAGCCGGCCAGGTCCTCGCCGCCGAACTTGGCGTAGTGCCCGCCGGGCATGCCCTGGTTGCGCTGGAGCCATTCGTCGAGTTCGTCCGCGAGGATGGGCTTCTGGGGCAGGACCCATTCGGCCGGGATCTGCTCGCCCTTGAAGATCTTTTCCAACGCCAGCAGCGGGGTCCGCCATTGGAAGTTGGAGTAGACCGGGGCCATGGCGGTGATCCCGGTTTGCTTCCACTTGGTCAGGAAGCTCATCTCATCCTCGCCGGTCATTACGGGCAGGTCCTTGCCGGCGTCCTCGAAGGCCTCGAGGGCAGCTACGGCACCGTCGCCGGCGTCCATCCAGACGCCTTTGACGTCGCCCGTGGCCAGTTCATCGGAGATGATCTTCTTGATCTCGGTGGGGTCTGCTCCGGTGAAGTAGTCCTTGGCCTGAATGCCCTTTTCCTCGAAGATCTTCTTGGCCGCCGCCCAGCGGTGTTCCAGCACGTCCACACCCGGGAGGATGCGCAGGGCCACCACCTTGTCGCCGGACTGAAGCTTTTCGCTCAGGAAAGTGGCGGTGTCGATGCCCCAGGCAAACCCGCCGATCGGGTGGATGAACGTGGTGGCGCAGTCAGTCTCCACGCCGCGGTCAAACACCACCACGGGCTTGCCCGTCTGGCAGGCACGTTCGACCGCCTGGGTCAGGGCTGCGGTGGAGTTGGGCGAGATGACAAACGCACCGCAGTTGCCCTCTGCGATGAAGTAGTCGATGTCCGCGATTTGGGTGTTGTCATTGTCCTTGGCGTCCCGGGTTTCCATCTCGGAGATGACCCCGGAGCTCTGGAGTGCCTTCAGCTGCTGATTCATGGTGATCCAGCCGGTCTGCCGCCAGGGGTTGGAGATCGAGGCGTTGGCGAAGCAGACCTTTTGCGCTCCCTGGGCCGCGAACTTGGCCGTGTCCGTCATATCGCCCGCGATGTACTGCAGGTAGGGCTGTTCCGCACTCCCTTCAAAGCTTGCCGAGCGCTGCTGGAACTGTGTGTCGTAGAGCGCCTGGCTAAACCAGTCTTTGCTGGCGGGAGTGGTTGCCGCCGGAGAGCCGGTGCCGGCGCCCGTGGTTTGGGTGACGGATGGGTCGGTGGTGGTGCACGCGGTCAGGGCCACCAGCGGCAATGCTGCGGCAAGGGCGATCACGCGGACAGAGTTATTGCGCATCAGACTCGTTCTCCTCCTTGTTCGGTGCCCTCGGCGGGCGTGGGTGCTGCGGCCAGCTGATGCTGTTCGTCATGGGCAGCGAAACTGGCTCCCTTGCGCTTGCGCTGCCATGACCTGGAAGCTGCTGCCACAGCGATGATGATGATTGCTCCCTGGACCGTGTCCCGCCATGTTGCCTGGACCCCCATGAAGTTCAGGAGGGTGAACAGGGACTCGAGGGCGAACGCCCCCGCCGCGGCGGACAGGACCCAGCCGCGTCCACCTCCCAGCACGACGCCCCCGAGAACGACGGCGGTGATCGCCGTGAACTCGTAACCGCGCCCCACCGACGGATGCACGCCCGCATAACCCACGAGCAGGATGCCGGCCACGGTTGCCGACAATGACGACAACATGAAGGCCCGCGTCCGCACCCACCAGACGGGCGAGCCGGCAAGTGCGGCCGCCGCAGGATTGTCGCCCACCGCGATCAGCATGCGGCCGAAGGGCCGGCGCATCAGGGCGAAGGCCGCGACCGCCACCGCCGTCAGGATAATGACCGGGTAGGGAATGATGTCCAGGACCGGAACATCCTGGATGCCGCCGCGTCCGATCTGGCGGAAACTGTCCGCAGGGTTCCCCTGCGCGGCACCGCCGGTCCAGTAGAGAACCAGCCCCAGCAGCGCCAGCATCATGCCCAGCGTGACAATGAAACTCGGGACCTGCAGCAGCGTGGTGATCAGTCCGTTCACCAGTCCGATGAAGGCTCCAAGCGCAAGCATCAGGATCAGCACCGGAATCACCTTGGAGTCGTCCCGCCCGATCAAGTTGCCGGCGATGATGACCTGCATGGTCACGACCGATCCCATCGACAGGTCGAATTCCCCGCCGACAATGACGAAGTACTGGCCGATTGCCGCGATGGCAATGGGGGCAGTCCTGCCGATGAAACGGATGAAGGAGCTCGGCTCCCCGAAGGAGGGATTCAACACGATGATGGCCGCCAGGAGGCCGATCAACAGGATGAAGACGGCGCCGCCCGGGGTGCGCATGCCGCGCAGGAGCCGTTCGGAACGGCTGGCACGGTTCTGCTTGAGAATTGCGCTGCGCTCGGAGTTCAGCGCCGTACTCATGGCCCCTCCGCATGGACAGCCTGAGCCGCGGGCATTTCCGCGGACTTCTTCGCGGCGAACCGTGCAGGCCTGCTGACGATCCGGCGCCGGGCGTAGACGGCGACGGCGACGACGATGACTACGCCCCTGACCACGTCCTTCAGGAAGGGGTTGACCTGCATGACGGACATGATGTTGTCCATCATGGCGAAGATGAGGACGCCGCCGAGGGTACCGGTGATGGTCCCCTTTCCACCGGAAAGCAGCGTGCCGCCGAGGACAACTGCCGCAATGGAGAGCAGATCGTAGCCGCCTTGGGAACCCACAGTAGGACTTCCTACCCCCAGTCTGCTGGCCAGGAGCAGCCCTGCCATCCCGGCCAGGACCGAGCAGATCACATGCGCCGTGATGACCGGCACGTCAACGCGGATTCCGGACGTACGGGCCACGGCAAGGTCGCCGCCCACGGCGTAAAGATGGTGCCCCACCCGGGTGCGGTGCAGGAGCAGCATGGCCAGGGCCGCGCAGGCCAGCATGATGATGGTGGAGATCGGAACCGGGCCCAGTCCGGTGGCTCCGACGAGGCGGAACGCGAGGGGTGTCTGGCCGAAGCTGCCCTTGAAGTTGGTGGCGAGGTAGCCGCTGATGATCAGGCCCACACCGAGCGTGGCGATGAATCCGTGCACGTTCAGGCGGGCGACAATAAGCCCGTTTGCGAGCCCGACGAGGGCCGCCGCCCCCAGCGTCAGCAGGACTCCGGACAGGACGTTGTTGGGGTTGTTTGCCATCACCCCGGCGGCGATGAGGCTGGCAAGGCTGGTGACGTAGGGAACTGAGAGATCCAGGCTCCCTGCCAGGATGACCAAGGTCTGGCCGATCGCGATGAACCCCAGAACGCTGGTGCCGGTCAGTATGCTCGAGATATTGCCGGGGCTGAAGAAGCTCCGCCCGATGGAGTTCACCAGCACCGCACCCAGGATGAGTGTCACCAGCGCCACAAGGTAGACGATCTGGGTAGAGGAGAGTCTCTGGAAGAATCCGGCGCCCTGTTTCATGCCGCTCCTTCGGGCGCCGTCCGGGCGCCTCCTTCGGGCGCCGTCCTGGCGCCGGTTCCCAGCTGGAGGACTGCTTCCTCCGAGGATCCGGCCGGCAATTCACCGACGAGCCGACCCTCGCGCATCACAAGGATCCGGTCCGACATGCCGATGACTTCCGGCAGCTCACTGGAGACCATCAGGATGGCCTTGCCTTCCGCCGCGAGCTGGCGCATCAGCCGGTACACCGCCACCTTGGCCCCTACGTCGATTCCACGCGTGGGTTCATCAAGCAGGACGAGCCGGGGGCGGATGGCCAGCCACTTGGCGAGGACCACTTTTTGCTGGTTGCCGCCGGACAGGTACTGCACCTCCTGGTCAAGGTCACGGGCTATGACTTCGAGCGAGGAAAATACGCCCGGGATTTCCGTCCTGACAGCTCCCGTGCGGCGCGGAAAGACCGACCGGATCACGCTGAGGGCGTTGTCCAGGATGGACTGGTTCAGGCTCAAGCCCTCGGCCTTGCGGTCCTCCGTAATCAGGGCCATCCGTGCCCGCACGCCTTGGCGGGGCGACCTGGGCATTAGCTCCGCGCCGGCCATGGTCATCGTTCCGCGGGTAAAGGGGGCGGCGCCGAAAATGGCGTGCAGCAATTCCGTGCGCCCGGACCCTTGAAGCCCTGCCAGGCCGACAATCTCACCGGGCCGAATGCTGAGGCTTATCCCGTCCAGCTGTCCGTTGCCGGCGCCCTGCAAGGCGAGGATCGGCTTATCGTCAGCGCCGTCAGCGCCGTTCTCCCGGGGTAGTTTGTCCGGGAAGAAGGCCGAAATGGGCCGGCCCACCATCAGCCGGACCAGTTGGGCGTCGTCGAGTTCGGCGGCGGGTAGGGTGCTGACCACCTTGCCGTCTTTCAGGACGGTGATGTCGTCGCAGAGGTCGAACACTTCGCGGAGCCGGTGGGAGACGTAGAGGATGGCCGTTCCACGCTTCCGGAGGCGGGCCACGATCTGGTAGAGAAGTTCAACTTCGGCGCCAGCCAGGGCGGCGGTGGGCTCGTCCATGGAGATGATCCGGGCGTCATAGCTGACTGCCTTCGCAATTTCCACGACCTGCTGCTCGGCGACCGTCAGGCTCCGCACCTGCATGGTGGGCCGGATCGCGGTGATCCCCAGCGACTCGAGCAACTCCGCCGTTTTCGCATTCATCAGTGCCTTGTTCACCAGCAGCCCCCGGCGCGGCTCCCGGCCAAGGTAGATGTTCTCGGCCACCGTCCGGTCAGGCAGGAGGTTGAACTCCTGGAACACCGATGACAGCCCGGCTTCGTGGGCCTTAGTGGGGTGGCTGAAGTTGACCTCCTGGCCGTCAAGGAGCACGGTTCCGGCGTCAGGCTGGTACACCCCGGCCAGCACCTTCATCAGGGTGGACTTCCCGGCGCCGTTTTCCCCCATGAGCCCGTGCACCTGGCCCCGGTGAAGGCTTAGATGGGCGTCTTCCAGCACGGGGATGCCGAAGAAACTCTTGGTCAGGCCGCGGACTTCCAGGATTGGCGGCGGCGCCGGGGACCCGACATGGGCAGGGGAGCCGACAGGGAGCGCTTCGGAGGCAGACACAGCATCAGTTTCTTTGTGGTTCTCCATTGATGCGTCCTCCACGAGCTAACTGTTACAGGGCCGGTTCGAATCCGTCAAGGAATAAATGAGCGCTAACTATTGCCCCCTTTCGGCCCGGTCCCTGGCGCTGAATGCGGCGTCGAAGGAGGCAGTGGATGCGGGGAAGTCAAATTTTTTGAGGGTGTTGAGGGCTTCGGGGGCGCCGTGCAGGCGGTCCATGCCGGCGTCTTCCCATTCGATGCTGATGGGGCCGGTGTAGCCGATCGCGGTCAGGGCGCGGAAAGATGATTCCCAGGGCACGTCGCCGCGGCCGGCGGAGACGAAGTCCCAGCCGCGGCGCGGGTCGCCCCAGGGCAGGTGCGAGCCGAGGGCGGTGTTCCGGCCGGTGGGGCGGAGCTTGGTGTCCTTGCAGTCGACGTGGTAGATCCGGTCCTTGAAGTCCCAGATGAACGAGACGGGGTCGATGCCCTGCCACATGAAGTGCGACGGGTCCCAGTTAAGCCCGAACGCCGGCCGGTGGCCGATCGCTTCCAAAGCCCGCACGGTGGTCCAGTAGTCGTAGGCGATCTCGGAGGGGTGGACTTCGTGCGCGAAGCGGACCCCGCATTCGTCGAAGACGTCCAGGATGGGGTTCCAGCGGTCGGCGAAGTCCTGATAGCCGGCGTCGATCACTGAGGCCGGCACGGGCGGGAACATGGCGACGTACTGCCAGATGGAGGAGCCGGTAAACCCGACCACCGTGTCCACGCCGAGGGCCTGAGCGAGCCGGGCGGTGTGCTGCATTTCCTCGGCCGCGCGGGTCCGGACGCCTTCGGGGTCGCCGTCGCCCCACACCCTGGCCCCGACGATGGCTTCGTGGCGGAAGTCGATCGGATCATCGCAGACGGCCTGGCCCCTGAGGTGGTTGGAGATGGCCCAGACCTTCAGGTTGTGCTTTTCCAGGACGGCGAGCTTGGACTCGACGTAGCCGGGTTCGTCCCAGCGCCATGCATCCAGGTGGTCGCCGGAGACCGCGATCTCCAGGCCGTCGTAACCCCAGCCGGACGCCAGGCGGGCGACTTCCTCGAAGGGCAGGTCGGCCCACTGGCCGGTGAACAGGGTGTACGGGCGGGGCATGTCAGGCTCCTTCGGAAAGGTCGGCAGTGGCGGCGCTTGTGTGGAAGTCATCCAACTGGACCACCAAGCTTTTGGTCGCGGCGCTTTGCTCCACTGCGGCCAGGACGCGCTGGACAGCCAGTCCGTCCTCGAACGACGGCGAAGGCTGGGTTCCGGCGTCGACCGCCACAAGGAAGTCGCGGATTTCGTGCGTAAACGTGTGCTCCCAGCCAATGACATGGCCCGGGGGCCACCAAGCGCCGATATAGGGGTGCTCCGGCTCATTGACCAGGATGCGGCGGAAGCCCTGCTCGCGGACCGGAAGCGTGGCGTCCAAAAAGCCGAGTTCGTTCAGGTTCTCGAGGTCAAACAGCAGGGATCCTTTGTCGCCGTAGATTTCGAGTTTGAGCGAGTTCTTCTGTCCGGTGGCCACCCGGGAGGCTTCAATAGAGGCGATTGCCCCGGACGCAAGCGTCAGCATCGCCCAGGCGGCGTCGTCGACCGTCACTTCTTCCAGGCCCCGGGCGCCGGGGCGGTGCGAGGTGAACGTGTGCAGCCGTCCGGAGGCTTCGGTAACCCGGTCTGCGAGCAGGAACAGCACCTGGTCGATGGCGTGCGAAGCGATGTCGCCGAGCGCCCCGGAGCCTGCGGTGTCCTTGTTCAGCCGCCAGGTCATCGGCGTCTCCGGGTCCACCAGCCAGTCCTGCAGATACGCGGCGCGGACGTGCCGGATTGTTCCCAGCCTGCCCTCGGTGATCAGTTCGCGGGCGAGGGCCAAGGCGGGGACCCGGCGGTAATTGAAGCCGATCATGGACTGGACGCCGCGGGACTGCGCGCGGTGGGCTGCCGCCGCCATGGCTTCGGCCTCCGCGAGAGTGTTGGCCAGGGGCTTTTCCACGAGCACGTGCTTGCCCGCATCGAGGGCGGCGATGGCAATCTCGGCGTGCAGAAAGCCCGGTGCGCAGATATCCACGATGTCGATGTCGTCCCGGGCAATGATTGACCGCCAGTCCGTGCAGGACTCCGCCCAGCCGTACCTCTTGGCGGCTGCTGCGACTCCGTCCGGGTCCCGGCCGGCCAGGGCCCTCTGTTCGAAGGCCGGAACATCAAAATAGCTGGCCACATTCCGCCACGCGTGGGAGTGGGCCTTGCCCATGAAGGCGTAGCCGATCATGGCCACACCGAGGGGGCGTTGCCCGAGAGGGTGCTGGCCGTGCGTGCTTTCCGGTTGATGCATCGTCCGGGTCCTAGAGAGTCGACACCGTAGGGTCCCAGTCCCCGGGCAGGGCAGGAACCTTGGCGACGGAGCTTTCCACATCCACGAAGGTCTCGGATTCGATCGACTCGCTGATCGAGACCATGGTGTCCAGCACGTGATAGGCCAGGTTTCCGGTGGCGCGGTGTGGCACGCCGGTCCGGATGGAGCGGGCCACGTCCACGACGCCCATGCCGCGGCCCTGGCCCGCGCCCGTAGCGGGGATGACAGTCCACTCTTCGTCGCCGGCCCGCCAAAGATGCACGTCGCCAACAAAATAGTTGGGGTCCGGCAGGGAGATGGTGGCTTCGGTTCCAGTGATCTCCACGAACCCCATCCGCTGCCGCGGGGACTCGAAGCTGAACACGCTGTGGGAGGACTGGCCGCTTTCAAACTGGGCCATGGTACTGACATGGGTGGGGACCTCCACCGCGAATTCCTCGCCCAGCCTGGGGCCGGAACCGATCACCCGGGATTCCTTGGCTTTGGAGCCGATCGCCGCCACCCGCCGCACCGACCCGAACGTCTGGACCAGCGCCGTGAGGTAGTACGGGCCCATGTCAAAGAGGGGCCCGGCGCCGTACTGGAACAGGAACGCAGGGCTCGGGTGCCAGGCCTCCGGGCCGGGGGTCTGGAATGTGGTCATGGCGGTCAGCGGTGTGCCGATATCGCCGCGCTCAATCAGCCGGCGGGCTGTCTGCAGGCCGGCGCCCAGGAATGTGTCCGGCGCGCAGCCGAGCCGGATACCGGCGGCGTCGGCCGCCTTCAGGAGTCCCAGCCCTGACTCGCGGTCCAGTGAGAATGGTTTTTCCGTCCACACGTGCTTGCCGGCGTTAACGGCGGCGGCCGCCACCTCCACATGCGCGGCGGGGATGGTTAGGTTGACAATGATTTCGACGTCGGGATGGTTCAGCGCAGCGTCCACTCCGCCGTGGTTTTCGATCCCGTACTCCTTCGCGCGCGCAGCGGCGGCGTCCTCGAAAAGGTCGGCGATTACGTGGACCTTGACGTCCGGGAAGCTGGTGAGGTTGTCCAGGTACTGTTTGCTGATGTTGCCGGCGCCGATGATTCCTACGCCAACCGGTCCCGAGCCCCGCGGGCCGGCTAACGTGTCTGCTGAGTGGCTCATGCGGGGGCCTTCCCGGCGCTGAGGTAGTTGTAGCTGTCTGTTACGGCCTCGAACATGTCGCCCTTGAAGTCGTCGAGTTCTATCACGCCGACCTCAAGTGAACCTGCGGCTTCGAGCACATCCCAGACGGGCATCCCGCCGTCGCCCACCGCGACCTGGCTGGACGGGTCCGCAGTGACGGGGCCGTCCTTAATATGGATGAATTTCACCCGGTCACCCAGCCGGGCGAGGAGTTCTGCGGGATTCTGGCCACCGACGGCAGCCCAGTAGGTGTCCAATTCGAGGACGAGCCCGGCGTCCAGATGGTCGGCAAGATGCTCCAGCGCGGTCTTGCCGTCGATCATTGACTCAATTTCCCACCAGTGGTTGTGGTAGCCCACGCGGATGCCGTAGCCGGCGGCCTTGGCGGCTGCGGCGTTGAGCTGGGCAGCAGTCTCCTTGATGTCTTCGATCGTGTTCCAGCGCTCGTTCGGCACACAGGGTTCGATCACCGTGCCGATGCCCAACTGCTGGGCGGCCGCAAAGATAGCGTCCTGGTCAGCGCTGAGCAGGGGAGCGTGGCCTGACGGGGCGGTGAGGTTGTTCTCCGCCATGGCCTGCTTGAGTGCAGCGGCGTTCGCGACGAAGTGGTACGGCTCCACCATCGTAAAACCGATGCCTGCCAGACGGCGGATGGTTCCGGCCAGATCCTCTTCCAGGGCGGCGCGGACCGTGTAGAGCTGGATCGAGTATGGCACTGTCTCTCCTCGTCGTCGGGGTGCGAGCTGCCGAAGGGTGCGCGGGATACCGGCCTGTGTGAGCTACCCCACATCCATAAGCTAGGACTACTTGTGCCGGCCGTCAAGCAAAAGTTGAAAGACGGCTTCCAGATTCTGGAGGGTGACACGCAGAACTGCCGCGTGCTATCACTGACTCATGAAGACGCCCCCCGGCACCAAGCCTGCCGCCGCCGAGGCTGCCGGCAGTCTGTCTCGAGCCGGGGACCTGTTCCAGTTGCTGCGCGACGGCAGAGCCCGGACCCGCGCCGAACTGGCCGTCACCACCGGCCTCGCCCGTTCCACGGTCGCCTCCCGGATCGATGCGCTGATGCACTTCGGACTGGTCGGGCCGGCGGGGGAGGCCAGTTCCAGCGGCGGCCGGCCGCCGTC
Encoded here:
- a CDS encoding Gfo/Idh/MocA family protein codes for the protein MSHSADTLAGPRGSGPVGVGIIGAGNISKQYLDNLTSFPDVKVHVIADLFEDAAAARAKEYGIENHGGVDAALNHPDVEIIVNLTIPAAHVEVAAAAVNAGKHVWTEKPFSLDRESGLGLLKAADAAGIRLGCAPDTFLGAGLQTARRLIERGDIGTPLTAMTTFQTPGPEAWHPSPAFLFQYGAGPLFDMGPYYLTALVQTFGSVRRVAAIGSKAKESRVIGSGPRLGEEFAVEVPTHVSTMAQFESGQSSHSVFSFESPRQRMGFVEITGTEATISLPDPNYFVGDVHLWRAGDEEWTVIPATGAGQGRGMGVVDVARSIRTGVPHRATGNLAYHVLDTMVSISESIESETFVDVESSVAKVPALPGDWDPTVSTL
- a CDS encoding sugar phosphate isomerase/epimerase family protein; this encodes MPYSIQLYTVRAALEEDLAGTIRRLAGIGFTMVEPYHFVANAAALKQAMAENNLTAPSGHAPLLSADQDAIFAAAQQLGIGTVIEPCVPNERWNTIEDIKETAAQLNAAAAKAAGYGIRVGYHNHWWEIESMIDGKTALEHLADHLDAGLVLELDTYWAAVGGQNPAELLARLGDRVKFIHIKDGPVTADPSSQVAVGDGGMPVWDVLEAAGSLEVGVIELDDFKGDMFEAVTDSYNYLSAGKAPA